One segment of Castanea sativa cultivar Marrone di Chiusa Pesio chromosome 3, ASM4071231v1 DNA contains the following:
- the LOC142628916 gene encoding uncharacterized protein LOC142628916 yields MDIPFFASRRWNTKPTPSSRKVVSIPVQFVGSGRGGSESNSSALKIQKVFRGFLVRKSVKKIAAFRREVDEVERQISREEALESMKKDPKERLRVNKTPMSLLFRLDSVRGVDSGVRDCQKSVIKRAIALQEFLDSVVADGQTLTLGGEVDEASNSSEIGEKEGKVSESEVEISGDNCNLSANCDEYEKIQVAESTSNLSEPKETLKSAADLVCDCNLPASCDGLESENHVDCDESEKIQVAEPMSKLSEPIETLKSATDIVGNCNLPSNCDDFDESEKIQVAESMRNLSEPNETLNQAVETQSESGSTGNPESLVEENSMKKEEEEEEEEGMEIVETERKEGNEKEDCCFGEREDSKRSRELLEKIMEDNEKMMGLMIELFQRNETQTKMLSSLSQRVGQLEKAFMCDKLRKMKKRGATGTMVDGLEKSPDKKKSEKR; encoded by the coding sequence ATGGACATTCCGTTCTTCGCAAGCCGCCGTTGGAACACGAAACCGACGCCGTCGTCTCGGAAAGTAGTGTCGATCCCGGTCCAATTCGTCGGGTCGGGGCGGGGCGGATCGGAGTCCAACTCGTCGGCGTTGAAGATCCAGAAGGTGTTCCGAGGGTTTCTGGTGAGGAAGAGCGTGAAGAAGATCGCGGCATTCAGGAGAGAAGTAGATGAGGTGGAGAGGCAGATCTCAAGGGAGGAGGCGCTAGAATCGATGAAGAAGGACCCGAAGGAGAGGCTGAGGGTGAACAAGACGCCGATGAGCTTGCTCTTCAGGTTGGATTCGGTGAGAGGCGTCGATTCGGGGGTTAGGGATTGCCAGAAGAGTGTGATCAAGAGGGCGATCGCGTTGCAGGAGTTTTTGGACTCCGTTGTTGCTGATGgacaaaccctaaccctaggAGGTGAGGTTGATGAAGCTTCCAATTCCTCCGAAATAGGGGAAAAGGAAGGTAAAGTCTCTGAGTCTGAGGTTGAAATTTCTGGCGATAATTGCAATTTGTCTGCGAATTGTGATGAGTATGAGAAAATACAAGTTGCTGAGTCTACGAGTAATTTGAGTGAGCCTAAAGAGACTCTAAAATCTGCTGCTGATTTAGTTTGTGATTGTAATTTGCCTGCGAGTTGTGATGGTTTAGAGTCGGAAAATCATGTTGATTGTGATGAGTCCGAGAAGATTCAAGTTGCTGAGCCTATGAGTAAATTGAGTGAGCCTATTGAGACTCTAAAATCTGCTACTGATATAGTTGGTAATTGCAATTTGCCTTCGAATTGTGATGATTTTGATGAGTCTGAGAAGATTCAAGTTGCTGAGTCTATGAGAAATTTAAGCGAGCCTAATGAGACTTTGAACCAGGCTGTTGAGACTCAGAGCGAGTCAGGGTCGACTGGGAATCCAGAGAGTTTGGTTGAGGAAAATTCGATGAagaaagaggaggaggaggaggaggaggaagggaTGGAGATTGTTGAGACTGAGAGGAAAGAAGGGAATGAGAAAGAAGATTGTtgttttggagagagagaggatagcAAGAGGAGCAGGGAGCTTTTGGAGAAGATAATGGAGGACAATGAGAAAATGATGGGTTTGATGATCGAACTCTTTCAGAGGAACGAGACGCAGACAAAAATGTTGAGCTCGCTGTCGCAGAGAGTTGGGCAGTTGGAGAAGGCTTTCATGTGTGACAAgttgagaaagatgaagaagagggGTGCTACTGGGACTATGGTAGATGGGCTGGAAAAATCGCCTGATAAAAAGAAGTCCGAAAAGAGATAG